Sequence from the Pseudomonas sp. 7SR1 genome:
CACATACTTCTTGGTCAGGTCGTCGATCTCGCCGGCGGCGCGACGCTCTTCGTCTTCGCTGATTTCCTTTTCCTTGACCAGGTCCTTGAGCTGGCTGTTGGCATCACGACGGATGTTGCGCACGGCAACACGAGCGTCTTCAGCCACGTCACGAGCCTGCTTGGTGAAGCCCTTGCGGGTCTCTTCGGTCAGGGCCGGCATGGAGATCAGCAGCAACTCACCCAGGTTGGTCGGGTTCAGGTTCAGGCCGGCACTGCCAATGGCCTTGTCGACCGCCGCGAGCATGTTGCGCTCGAAAGCCACGACCTGCAGGGTACGGGCGTCCTTGACGGTGATGTTGGCCACTTGCTTGATCGGAGTGTCTGCACCGTAGTAAGGCACCATCACGCCCTCGAGAATGCTCGGGTGGGCCTGGCCGGTACGGATGCGGCCGAAGTTGTGCGCCAGAGACTCCACGGACTTCTGCATGCGCTGTTCGGCGTCTTTCTTGATTTCATTGATCATTGTTGAACTTCCTCGATCAGGGTTCCTTCGGCGCCGCCATGCACGATGTTCAGCAGGGCGCCGGGCTTGTTCATGTTAAAGACACGCAGCGGCATCTTGTGATCGCGACACAGGCAGATTGCCGTCAGGTCCATTACACCCAGCTTGCGATCCAGTACTTCATCGTAGGTCAGATGATCGAACTTCTCGGCATGCGGGTCCTTGAACGGGTCGGCGGTGTAGACGCCATCGACCTTGGTTGCCTTGAGCACGACATCGGCATCGATCTCGATCGCTCGCAGGCAGGCAGCCGAATCCGTGGTGAAGAACGGATTACCGGTGCCGGCGGCAAAGATCACCACTTCCTTGGAATTGAGGTGGCGCATGGCTTTGCGGCGGTCGTAGTGATCGGTCACGCCAACCATGGAAATGGCCGAC
This genomic interval carries:
- the pyrH gene encoding UMP kinase; this encodes MAQQGSGYQARYKRILLKLSGEALMGSEEFGIDPKVLDRMALEVGQLVGIGVQVGLVIGGGNLFRGAALSAAGMDRVTGDHMGMLATVMNALAMRDALERANISAIVMSAISMVGVTDHYDRRKAMRHLNSKEVVIFAAGTGNPFFTTDSAACLRAIEIDADVVLKATKVDGVYTADPFKDPHAEKFDHLTYDEVLDRKLGVMDLTAICLCRDHKMPLRVFNMNKPGALLNIVHGGAEGTLIEEVQQ
- the frr gene encoding ribosome recycling factor codes for the protein MINEIKKDAEQRMQKSVESLAHNFGRIRTGQAHPSILEGVMVPYYGADTPIKQVANITVKDARTLQVVAFERNMLAAVDKAIGSAGLNLNPTNLGELLLISMPALTEETRKGFTKQARDVAEDARVAVRNIRRDANSQLKDLVKEKEISEDEERRAAGEIDDLTKKYVAKIDADLAQKEKDLMAV